A single window of Aspergillus flavus chromosome 4, complete sequence DNA harbors:
- a CDS encoding uncharacterized protein (domain of unknown function-domain containing protein), with protein sequence MPIFLKRMKEYTYEKLNNNEPPKPSKTTFNWQTGIPWMLSGILALLSGYLLFRQPVTHGAYKTDFPDVQPYVSYEERVFTGKFYYNEETQMIEREVDSTKPQYAGPPSPEIDAAWAELLRGEFPAITDQEATPYKPYIQKFPDTGNYHFELDVFHSLHCLNYIRMYLDKDYYSAHLEHHDSFLRNSSHMPDNWGQVHLHHCLEQVVQSVICHADLSPVPMYGWKGVPVFLGVGQTHTCRRWESIREWMDVRNEVRKPLEEE encoded by the exons ATGCCAATATTCCTCAAACGCATGAAAGAATACACATACGAAAAACTAAACAACAACGAGCCCCCAAAACCCTCAAAGACAACCTTCAACTGGCAGACCGGCATCCCGTGGATGCTCTCCGGGATTCTAGCTCTCTTATCAGGCTATCTACTATTCCGACAACCTGTGACACATGGGGCATACAAAACTGACTTTCCAGACGTGCAACCGTACGTCTCTTATGAAGAGCGCGTCTTCACAGGAAAGTTCTACTATAATGAGGAGACGCAGATGATAGAACGAGAGGTAGATTCTACAAAACCTCAATATGCGGGTCCGCCTAGTCCGGAGATAGATGCTGCTTGGGCTGAGTTGCTTCGTG GAGAATTCCCCGCAATAACAGACCAAGAAGCAACACCCTACAAACCCTATATCCAAAAGTTCCCAGATACAGGAAACTACCACTTCGA ACTCGACGTCTTCCACTCCCTCCACTGCCTAAACTACATCCGCATGTACCTAGACAAAGACTACTACTCCGCCCACCTGGAACACCACGACAGCTTTCTGCGGAATTCATCCCATATGCCTGATAATTGGGGCCAGGTGCATCTCCACCATTGTCTGGAGCAGGTTGTGCAGTCGGTGATTTGTCATGCGGATTTGTCCCCCGTGCCGATGTATGGCTGGAAGGGAGTGCCGGTTTTCTTGGGCGTGGGTCAGACACATACATGTCGGAGGTGGGAGTCTATTCGGGAGTGGATGGACGTGAGGAATGAGGTTCGGAAACCGCTTGAGGAGGAATAG